In Rhodohalobacter barkolensis, the following proteins share a genomic window:
- a CDS encoding energy transducer TonB produces MEAKNNKPGIEGKKKKELDLRNYYTILWETGLIVALLIFIILFRIDFVPTQEEENYVVETQEEVVVEEIVQTRQQPEIPPPPRPPVPVEVPNDEIIEDINIEIDSELDIFSESKLPPPPPPSAEEEKDEEEEEDFFVFVEEMPKLKGDLMELQSKVRYPELARKAGIEGRVHIQFVVNEMGEVEDPRVIRGIGGGCDEEALRVIRQAEFTPGLQRGKPVRVQFSLPVYFKIKE; encoded by the coding sequence ATGGAAGCAAAGAATAATAAGCCCGGAATTGAAGGGAAAAAGAAAAAAGAGTTAGACCTTCGTAACTACTATACCATTTTATGGGAAACAGGTTTAATAGTGGCTCTTCTGATATTCATCATTCTGTTTCGGATTGATTTTGTGCCGACACAGGAAGAAGAGAATTATGTTGTAGAAACTCAGGAAGAGGTCGTTGTGGAGGAAATTGTACAGACGCGGCAGCAGCCTGAAATTCCGCCGCCACCCCGCCCACCGGTTCCGGTTGAAGTACCCAACGATGAAATTATCGAAGATATTAATATCGAAATAGATTCCGAGCTGGATATTTTCTCCGAAAGCAAATTACCGCCCCCACCACCTCCATCAGCAGAAGAAGAAAAAGATGAAGAGGAGGAAGAGGATTTCTTCGTGTTTGTAGAAGAGATGCCTAAACTAAAAGGGGACTTGATGGAGTTACAGTCAAAAGTAAGATATCCGGAATTAGCCCGAAAGGCAGGTATTGAAGGTCGTGTTCATATTCAGTTTGTTGTAAACGAAATGGGCGAGGTAGAAGACCCCCGGGTGATTAGAGGAATAGGAGGGGGTTGTGATGAAGAGGCGCTTCGTGTAATCCGACAAGCAGAATTTACGCCAGGACTGCAGCGAGGTAAACCGGTCAGAGTTCAATTTTCACTGCCTGTATACTTTAAAATTAAAGAGTAA
- the lipB gene encoding lipoyl(octanoyl) transferase LipB yields MMKYIDVYDLGNAPYRPVWDLQKKLQHGLITQKRNIRDGLLDTYKSNDILLFVEHPHVYTLGKSGDSSHLLKAIEELSQIEAEYIEIDRGGDITYHGPGQIVGYPILDLDRHFTDIHKYLRFLEEVIIRTCADFGIKAGRIDGLTGVWVSQQKICAMGIRCSRWVTMHGFAFNVNTDLSYFDHIVPCGISDKSVTSLADLTESYIDPENVKECLVEHFSEIFDVSINLKEQKPEPEQQFSYLSTLK; encoded by the coding sequence ATGATGAAGTATATCGATGTATATGACTTGGGCAATGCACCCTACCGCCCTGTTTGGGATCTTCAAAAAAAGTTGCAGCACGGATTAATCACTCAGAAACGAAATATCCGTGACGGACTCTTAGACACCTATAAAAGTAATGACATACTCCTTTTTGTGGAGCATCCGCATGTCTATACCCTTGGAAAAAGCGGCGATTCCTCCCATCTTCTGAAAGCCATTGAAGAGCTTTCGCAAATAGAGGCAGAATATATTGAAATCGATCGCGGTGGTGACATCACCTATCACGGCCCGGGCCAGATTGTAGGCTATCCCATTCTCGACTTGGATCGTCATTTTACCGATATCCATAAATATCTTCGCTTCCTGGAAGAGGTAATCATTCGTACCTGCGCCGATTTCGGAATAAAAGCAGGTAGAATTGATGGACTAACCGGTGTTTGGGTAAGTCAACAAAAGATATGCGCTATGGGAATACGTTGTTCGAGATGGGTAACCATGCACGGTTTTGCCTTCAACGTAAATACCGATCTCTCCTACTTCGACCATATAGTGCCATGCGGCATAAGCGATAAGTCTGTTACCAGTTTAGCTGATCTAACGGAGAGCTACATCGACCCCGAAAATGTAAAAGAGTGTTTGGTTGAGCACTTTAGCGAAATATTTGATGTTTCGATAAATCTGAAAGAGCAAAAACCTGAACCCGAGCAACAATTTTCTTACCTTAGTACACTTAAATAA
- the lipA gene encoding lipoyl synthase, producing MIKELEIIDKKGPSNRRPDWLRVKLPSGEKFKEVSQTIRDNNLNTVCSEARCPNMGECWGAGTATFMILGDVCTRSCSFCAVKTGRPVQGLDWDEPRRVADAAAKMKLKHVVLTSVNRDERKDGGAPIFAECHKVLRETIDGVTIESLIPDFRGVWDALQTVIDTPPDVLSHNLETVPRLYRTVRPQAKYERSLELLKRVKAQGVRSKTGIMVGLGETREEVIELMQDCVDHNVDVLTIGQYMQPTKMHHPVVEWVHPDLFAEYKEIGEKLGIEHVESGPLVRSSYHAERHV from the coding sequence ATGATTAAAGAACTTGAAATAATTGACAAAAAAGGACCTTCTAACCGGCGACCTGATTGGTTAAGGGTTAAACTGCCATCCGGTGAGAAGTTTAAAGAAGTTTCACAGACCATTCGCGACAATAATCTAAACACCGTTTGTTCCGAAGCGCGCTGTCCAAATATGGGCGAATGCTGGGGAGCCGGAACGGCTACCTTTATGATTTTAGGTGATGTTTGTACGCGGTCATGCTCATTCTGTGCTGTTAAAACCGGTCGGCCGGTTCAGGGACTCGATTGGGATGAGCCTCGCCGTGTTGCTGATGCTGCTGCAAAAATGAAACTAAAACACGTTGTTCTCACTTCAGTAAACCGCGATGAACGCAAAGATGGCGGAGCTCCAATTTTTGCAGAATGTCATAAAGTGCTTCGCGAAACGATTGACGGCGTAACCATTGAGTCGTTAATTCCGGATTTTAGAGGAGTATGGGATGCACTGCAAACGGTGATCGATACCCCTCCTGATGTTTTAAGTCATAACCTGGAGACAGTACCAAGACTCTACAGAACAGTTCGACCCCAGGCTAAATACGAACGTTCACTGGAACTTTTAAAAAGAGTTAAAGCTCAGGGAGTTCGTTCCAAAACTGGAATTATGGTTGGGTTGGGAGAAACCCGGGAAGAGGTTATTGAACTGATGCAGGACTGCGTGGATCATAACGTTGATGTACTTACCATTGGCCAGTACATGCAGCCTACAAAAATGCACCATCCGGTAGTGGAGTGGGTTCACCCCGACCTTTTTGCTGAATACAAAGAGATTGGCGAAAAATTAGGTATTGAACACGTTGAAAGTGGCCCGCTTGTAAGATCATCTTATCACGCAGAGCGTCACGTCTAG
- the plsY gene encoding glycerol-3-phosphate 1-O-acyltransferase PlsY produces MLSILVVFILCYLVGAIPSSLWMGKIFFKVDIRKHGSGNAGATNTFRILGWKAGTIVLLFDFGKGLLSTLVLSQLAYSIGSGPVSFYEGWDVDSMLLILSGLAAVIGHMFPVYANFKGGKGAATACGMLYGIEPVSISVSLALFLILMFSTRYVSVGSIFASLIYPFSQLFLRYGLGWDIDGSIILFSSAIALGIIIKHKGNIKRLLNGTENRIQSFKPSNGRLKKEENSA; encoded by the coding sequence ATGCTATCCATACTTGTTGTTTTTATTCTCTGCTATCTGGTTGGAGCCATTCCAAGCTCACTCTGGATGGGTAAAATATTTTTTAAGGTAGATATCCGTAAACATGGAAGCGGGAATGCAGGAGCTACCAATACATTTCGGATTTTGGGATGGAAAGCCGGAACCATTGTACTCCTCTTTGATTTCGGGAAAGGATTACTGTCCACCTTGGTATTGAGTCAGCTTGCCTACAGTATCGGAAGCGGACCGGTTAGTTTTTATGAAGGCTGGGATGTGGATTCCATGCTGCTAATCCTGTCCGGCCTGGCTGCGGTTATCGGGCACATGTTTCCGGTCTATGCAAACTTTAAAGGCGGAAAAGGGGCCGCCACCGCATGCGGTATGCTCTACGGAATTGAGCCGGTTTCGATTAGTGTCTCTCTGGCGCTATTCCTGATATTGATGTTTTCCACACGATATGTGTCTGTGGGATCCATATTTGCTTCATTGATCTATCCATTTTCTCAATTATTTCTACGGTATGGTTTAGGTTGGGATATCGATGGAAGTATAATCCTATTTAGCAGCGCAATTGCATTGGGAATTATCATCAAACACAAAGGAAATATTAAACGCCTTTTGAATGGTACGGAAAATCGAATTCAGTCGTTTAAACCATCAAACGGTAGATTGAAAAAAGAAGAGAATTCAGCGTGA